The nucleotide window CCCAATATCCTTTCTACAGGGAGGAGCCCATGACTTTCAAAATTGATCTGGGAGGTATGGGAATTCTTGATTTAGAGATCCTTGGATGGGCATTGCGAATGAGATGGTTGCGGTTTAAAAAGACCCAACCTGACCAACCGTGGGTTGGTCTAGATACCCAAGTGCATCCAATGCATTTGCTCTGTTCTCCATCTCAATATCCAAGTGCATCCAAATGCATTTGCTCTGttctccatcttgatcacatCTATTGTTGGGGATGGCAACATAACTCTTTTTTGGAGCAACAAGTGGCTACATGGAAAATCCTTACCTGACCTTGCACCTACTCTTTGTGCATATGTGAGAAAAAGAATTGCTAACTGAAGAACAATAAACGGGGAGCCTGCATTCGTGACATTAGAGGTGTCAGCGGAGGCATTATCTGAATACCTCCAACTTTGGGACCCTCTAATCAGGATTGAGCTCAGTCCTGGAGTAGATGACCAGCATATATGGATGCCATCCAGTGAGTTCACAACAAATTCAGCTTACTGCCATTTCTTTGTGGGATCAGTGGAATTTGGGCCATGGAGGTAAATATCGAAGACCTGGGCTCCACCTCGATGCAAATTCTTTGTTTGGTTGGCCTCCTTAAACCGTTGTCGGATGGCTGATCATTTGTCCTGTCATGGACTTGATCATCCAGAGCACTGCCCCATTGTGCGATCAAGAGGAAGAGACGGTGTAACATTTACTCACTTCTTCGGTATTTGAGTGTGTGGTTTTTAGTGCTATCAATTGTTGGGCTGCAGCACTTAGCTCCGGGCTTGGAGAACTACAAGTTTACAGAATGGTGGTGTCATGCTTTACAGAGGGTTCCCAATTTATCTCATAAGAATGGCTGTGTTTTTTAGGggttttctcctaatcttgctgCCATCTCGTGGGATATTAGAGATGAGGCAATGTTATGGTGTATGGCAGGTGCCAAAGGGCTCCGTAGCAGATGGCCATAATTGTTTCGCTTATGGTCGCTGGTTGTGATTAAGATTTGTTGGCGAATCCTTTTTGAAACTTCTTTGGCCCTATAGGGGTGTACGAGTCATCTAGACTCCTTTCTTCTTACTATAATGATGCACAGTTCTCCTGtgtgtttgaaaaaaaaaactaataaaaaaTTCTAAGAAAAGTTTCTATCATGGCACCTGATATCATAAGGACAGTTAGACAGAACAGCACTTACTTAATATGCCTTCTTTGTCACCGAACCGTTGCACTTTAAGAGATTCAAATCCTAAGCACCTGCAGACAAAACAGAAAATAAAGTTCACTCACAATAGATTATTTGGTACCTACATAGAAATATCTGCTTACCAAACAATCCCAAGAAGGCCAAATATGTAAAAGACAGACTCCCAGCCAAGGTTCTGAATGATGGGAGGGGCAAACAGGAGTCTGCAATGTAATAAAACGGGTAAAACATTAACTGTAGCAAAGCTTCTGCTATTACTTCAAGCTGCATAGTCATACAGACAAATGTAGGGCAATGTTGTTCTGATAAACAAGAAAAAAAGTTTACATCTGGTCGTTAAGGAGGTCTTGACTCTTGCTCAGTTATCAAGATTTGAAATGATACAGAAAACAACCAAGTTTTCCATCATGCTAAGGATGCCAAAATTGCACTTCATCCATGTGCCTTGAAGAATGAAACAAATGAAACCAGCAGAACAGTCTCAAGCAGTTCACGAGACAAAGATTTAGTATTTTATCTTTCTAAATAAATCTTTTACTGCATTCTTCTAAGTTAACATCCAAATACATAACAAGTTAGAGCAGGAAATACTTTTTAAAGCTTTATACTTACAAGGACAAAACAGTACTACCAtcaatctatatctcttataaagctaatccccactacatatctatctcaacatgcaagctatccacatcaTCCCCCATTAACTATCCACAACATCTCCCACTAATAGCCATGTCATCCCACTAATTTCCAACTtcttaatgcaagctatccacatcaTCTCCATTTAATTTTATTCTAATTTTTTCGTAATCCCCGCAGCAACACGCGGGGTATCTTGTTACTAAAGAAAGTATGTAAGCTACTGTTTAGAGCCGAACACAGATGGAAAAAATCCAATTTAGTTGAATTCAGCATTTTACATGCATTAGCACGTACATGGAAGTATGTAAATTGTTGCATAAAGGATCATGAAAATATTGGGCACCATGTATATTTTTTCAATTAAGGAATATTTTATTAATTTCAAGAAAAATAACCATATATCTTAATACAACATACCCTAAGACACTTCCAAAGCTCAAACCACCAAAGACAACAGCAACTGCTCTTGATCGCTCTTGCAAGGGAATGGACCTGCATGTGAATGCCAACGAAAGCCTGAAGTTTCAAACTACTCTTGAAAAATGCCAAAATGTATGTCATATGAAACAGTGCGAATTATAATAAAAATTAATGTGATTGACAAATGTAGCCACCACCCATGACTCTGCACAAGTAGCTATGGAAAATTTCACTCTAAATATTAAAAGAGGAGCATGGGGGAAAATGTCAATACAGAAGCTGCCATATTGTGCTAGAATTTAGAACCACCACTATGTAGAAAACAAAATTGACACATGTTGTGCTAAGGGAAGTCCCAACAATAAATGTCAAGAAAGGAACCAAACTAGGATATGATCTTACCTAGCAATTAAATCTGTAGCAGCTGATGGTGAAACACCTTCTCCAATGCCTACCTAGAAGCATCGAACACAATTAACAAAGAATAAATGCAAACAAAATAAAGAaggggcgggcctggtgcaagcaatGTTTTTGTAGGCGCTAGGCGGTTTCTAGGCGGTGACCCATCGCCTAgcgcctaggcgcgcctaggcaGGCCTAGGCGTTTCAAGGCGTTTTTCTAGGCGTTTTGATAAATTTGCATTCAGCATGTATAGCTGAATAAATATATAAATGTAGTTGCTGAAATGCTGAATAAATAGAAGTTCCTACAGCAATAGAAGTGGTATCTTGTGAAAAAATAGAAGTTCTAGGGACTAGAATGTAAGAAATCAGTAAAGGAAATCATAGCAAGAAAATTTGCTGAAATTTTTTACAAAGTGGAGGGGCAAGTCGCAAAATCGCTCAGTCTTATCCACATCTCATCTGCAGCCCGAGCAGTCCGTCTTCTTTCCCGTGACCTTCTTCTCCCTTCTTTCCCgtgacctctctctctctctctctctctctctctctcgtggagGTCGGCTGCAGGCAGGCAGGCCGCAGGCTCAGCCTTCGTGCGTTGCCGCAGCTTCGCCTCGCGCCCCCACGCCATCACGACCCAAGGCCTGCCTTTCCTTTCTACTCCCTTCCCCTCTCCTTCAAACGGATGCGCATCTGATGGGATTGGGAGGAGGGAGGCCCGGAGGAAGCGGCCCGGCAATGGATCCGGCGGCGCAGCTCCCTCCCTCGGGCGGCGCGGCTCTGGATCTGGTGGCACGGCGCCTATTCTCCGCTTATCCCCCTAGGCGAGGCGTTACCCCTCCGCCCAGCGCTGAAGCGCGCCTAGGCGAGCGCAGAATTGcgccttgtttttcattgggtgcaagcggtagagtcttacacccttccccagaccccgcaaaGTGGGAGctttctgcactgggtacgcccttttttttcaAGTTAACACACCCGAAGTACAGGTAACGAGATGTGATGACTGGACACTGTGCTCAAATGTGAATGCTCAAGAATTTATATGGAATTATGGATCAGCGTGTCATAATGCTTCTGCATGGTAATGTGTTATTTCACTATCTCTTTGCAATACTTAGCTCTGGGAGTTCCAACACTTCTTGTAATTATCTTTGTTAAATACTACATCCGTCCCAAAAGAATTTCATTCTAACTTGGTCCTAAGTTAAATTGtcataagtttgaccaaatttatataacaaagaccaatatttatgataccaaattagTACCCATTGGATTCATCAAGAAATAtgtttttatagtatacctatttggtaTCAGAAATGTTAATACTCTTCTCTAGAAACTTACCCAAGAATAGAATGGCATTCTTTTTGGGATGGAGGTAGTTATAAATGTGCCCATATCCACAGAATTAGGTTCTTCATGAAGAACTACATTTCGAGCGGCCGCTTGTGCTCAATATCTATATTAAGGTTAACTATATTACTCAACACAACCCCCATTCTCTCACTTCGAGGGATGCATTGACAAGGAAATAGTGAGATACAGACTACAGTATGGAACATGCCAGAACAGTTTAATGAATACAAGAGCATAATAAGTAGCGCAAATTTTGGATCAACAGTCCCTGAGCCGAGACTTTTGGTAAGTAGGTTACCAGGATCCTTGACAACACAAGCCCTGGCATAAACCCTGCTACAACAGGAATTATAGCAGTGGCCAAAGACCATGTCACAACACCGACCTCAAGCACTTTCCTACAATCAGCAAAAAATAGATAAATAGACATTATATGTATCGTAGGAGTAAAATTTGAGCAAAATTCATCTGTTTTTAGTTGTAATGGTAATATAAAGGTATTTTCATCCTGGAAAGGGGTAAAACAAATAAGGATATGTTCATCTTATGAACCATAGAGTAGCAGTTGGCAATTCCTACTTCATGAGCAGATGCCATTATTAGATCAGTATTTCATAAGCATAGGCGCTCTGCATTCGTAAATATTCAAGATGATTTTGTTACCCTAAACAAACCTTCCGCCAAACAATTTTGCCAGCCATCCTCCTGGTAGTTGACTCAACGCATAAACCCAAAAGAATGAGGACTGAACTAAGCCAGCAGTTGACGAGTTCCAACCATATTGATGTGACATTGGAATAATTGCGACACTCAAGTTAACCTGCAAAACTAGAATGTTGCAATGAATAGATGCTCCTCTCAGGAAAGGATGATACCGAACATCCATAAAAGCTTTTATAGAACTAAATAAACATGTCGCATGAAGAAGAGTGCATTAAACTGTAAATAGCATCTTCATTACTTCAAACAATTTCATGCTCGTAAGGAAATGCATAAAAACCCTGTTGGCCCCCAGTGAAGGTTACATGTTTGTACTAGTGATGCAAATGAGTGCCAAAATGAGCCCTGAAAAATGTGACAAGTTAGATATGGCACGTTTCCTTAGAGCAAGCACAAAGACTATTGCATCAGTGGACTTCAGCTAAAGTTCTCTAAaggaaacaacaacaacaacaacaacaaagcctttaagtcccaaacaagttggggtaggctagagttgaaacccatcagaagcaatcaaggttcaggcacgtgaatttcgggtttcatctccattaaagtggctaagtttttacattggctcgccacgcctaacacaaccctcctcctttaccagggcttgggacctgctatgctgggacaccaaaggcgccccaccataggcggagttagtTCTCTAAAGGAAACCCAGAGGAAAAAAGAAAACAGTAATCACAGCGTGTAgtgtcttaccgcctgtgaccggaaggtcccgggttcgagtcgcggtctcctcgcattgcacaggcgagggtaaggcttgccactaacacccttccccagaccctgcacagagcgggagctctctgcactgggtacgcccccttTTTTTAATCACAGCGTGTAGTATCATTTTGCCAGTTGCCACCCAAATTCCCAATGAACATCCAGTAAATGCCATTGGCGACACTTGCTAATTAATCATAAACCGTAGTTTTCCATGAGCAAAACTATAGCAGGTCAACAACTCGAATCCATACAATCATTTTAATTCTAGCAGCTCAAAATATCATAGAGGAAAATCGTAACAGTGCAATTAGCCGGCTGTCAGCCTCACAGCCTGTCATCCCGTGCCAACTGGAAACTGCCTAGGACGGAACCGTCCACATGAGACACAAACAGGATGAGTCACCTTGTCCATGTTGCAGATGACGAAGGCGAGGGAGGTCGCGCCGATGAGCTTGTACCGCTCGGCCAACCCCTCCCACGGAGGCCACTTCAGCTCCAAAGCCCCGGCCACTTCTCCTTCCAACTCCTCCTCCCCAACTATCCCCGGAATCGAGCGCTTCTCCACGGCGCTCGCGAACCCTCCCGCGCCCCCGCCGTCGCCGTGTGACACCCTCACGGCCCGGGGACAGCTGCGGCGCCGGTACGGGAGGGGCACGCGTGGCGGGAGCATGCGGAGgaggggccggtggcggccgcTGCCGAGGAGGAGCAGGTGGCGCTCGGCCTGCAGCGCCGAGGCCGTCATGTCGTGGAGCGAGCTGCGAGCAAGGGGGCGTGGAGCTTGGTGTTCGAATTCTCGCGAGCAGTGCCAGTATATCGAGCGGCCACGAGCCCACGAGAAGAGGAAAAAGTGTGCGCAACTGGTGCGCTTTGAACACTCTCGAGAGCACGAAGCCGAGAGCGTGTGGTTGCCGTGGCACATTGGCCACAGCGCCATGTAACCGGGGGCCACGCGTTAGGGGTGTTTGGCCTCCTAAAATTTAAATCGTTGTCTCATTAAATATTTAgaagacacatgtatgaagtattaaatatagactaattatgaaactaattgcataatttgcgactaatttacgaaatgaatcttttaagcataattagtctatgatttgacaatattttgctacagtaaacatgtgctaataatggattaattagccttaaaattttgtctcgtggagtactgacggattatgtaatttatttttttattattatccaAACACCCTATGCAACATCCTCCTGACACACCTAAATTTTAGTAgtgggatccaaacacccccttgtCTACTGGGACCTGCCTATTGACGCCACGTGGCCGCTGCTTGCCTCGTTGGCACCCCACATGCTGCCCGGCTGGCGGCTGCCCCTCACCGAAAGAACTGCGTCGTTGGCACTGAACCAAGCAAACAGTACCGTGTTTGCGTTAATGAAGTGTGATTGATTGTTTGCATTAGTCTTAACGTGTATTATACCTTGTGCAGTATTCCAATCTAAGCCAGCATAATGTACGCAATATCTTAGAACGTGATTGGTAATTTGGCCACAGCTAATGCAGACAATCCTTTGTGGACTCGAAGGAAAATGGTATTAGTTAAAATATTCGGCAATATGATTCACAGAACTTGCAGTAAAGGCTGTCATGTTACATTTCAATCGTTAGGCAAGGACTCGGTGCAAAGTGAAAACCAAAAGGGCATCTTTTTACCGAATATGAGCATGTAACTACTGTAGCTCTAATGGGAGCAGAGAATTGTGCAAACCCGTGATTACCGACTAGAACTGGTGTCCGTGGGTCGCACTGGAATTTCGTGCGCAGATCATGTTTTCGCAACCACTGCTTCCTCTGAAAGAGGCAAAGATGGTCTCCAAGTTGTTCCGTCGGGGCCATCCATGAGGGCAATTCCAACAGCAGCCAATTCTTTCCGGATCTTGTCAGATTTTTCATACTGCTTCGCCTTCCTTGCTGCAGTCCTCTCTTCAATCTTCTGCACCACAAGCTCCTCAGTGATGGAAGCTCGTCTTAGCGCTTTATCCCGCAGCTGTTGCAAAGCCTGAAAGAAGAAGCTCATTAGTAGCATTAATTAATGGAACAAGTTATGCAAGTGAAAGGTGCTTGTATAAGTGTTAGCTTAACTAGGGCTCTGTTCGCTTGGATGATAAGCCTGGTTAAAAAGTATTGTTGAGCTGAtttgttgtggaagaaaaatactGCTTATTCGCTGAAAAAAGTACATCATAGTGTACAAATTGGATGGAATTAGTTACTAGTCTACCATCCAAATTACTTTTGAAAAGTTTCTTGGCTGCACTTGCATGCTCTGCTTAAGACTTGCATTGCTATAGGCAGTTACTTTGCTAATATAGGCCTCGTTAGGCTTACtccatactccctccatcccacaaATCAGTTCGTTCTGGGCTGTAGATCAGTTTTCACATATCTGTTCGTTTTGAGTGGACCACGGCTAAAGTAGACGAGTTTGCCCCGGCCTCTTCGGTTACCGCACAGGTCATTAACGCGGAGCGGCGCTAGCGCATGACTGCATGCAAGACGAGGACGGGCATTGAACAGATGCAGCTCACGCCTCGATCGCGTCGGCGCCGGAGTCCATCGCGCTGGAAAAGATGACGGCGGAGGTCGCGTCGGAGAAGACGGGGTGCAGGACGTTCAAGCAATATTTAAAGAAAGAACAAGATGCAAAGAAAGATTACGTAAACCATACTGTAAGGTCCAAAAGCTCACGTCTTGCATTGGAGTACTACATGTTTCATGCGTTAAATCTAGAGTAGCAGCTGAATCAATTCTCATGCCTAACCTTACAAGTCTAATTGCTTGATGCAGCAAGAGTGGCAATGGAATCAGCTAGCAAGGAAGCCTCGCAGGTGAGTTGCAATGGAAGCCTTCCCTGGTTCTCAAGGTGCCCTTTTGCCATGTGTGGAATCTTGAACCGGTTACATCCTTTAGCCTTATGGTTTCCTCGAAAACACCTTGCAGTGTCAAATAAATCATGTTTGCTTTCTTGGGACAGTACTCATGGAATGCCTACATGTGTTGAAGAAACCAGTACGCCGTGAATACACGCGCGAATACAATGTCAATACGCGCGCAAATACTCCGGGCAAGCCAATAAAATAAAATTCACGCGCGCGCACAGTGCCATACAAAAAAAACGCGGGCAAAGGCGAAAAACGCGTCCGAGTGCACAATTGCCATGCAAAATTCGTGACCTTTGCAAAAATGCCGAGCGTGGTAGGGATCGAACTGAGGCCTCCTAGATCAGGAGGCAGCGTGCATACCACCCTAGCTACGCACGGTTAGTGTATAAATGATACCCACAGCCCTATTTAATAAGGGTATACAGGGAAAAATACACTCTACTTAATTGATCCTTGGTATCCTAAATCATGTCCAAAACGAACTGATttgtgggatggagggagtattcggtttgttcggtttcttttttcagccggaacaatgtttttctctcacaataattcagccagaacagtgtttttcagccagtttcagccaaaattctgccaatCGAATGGGgccataagttttttttttcccttCTTTCGTTCATCAAGGTGAATCTAATCTAAATAACATCAGAAACAGCTAGAAAAGGGCAGCTGTGTTAGCCCACAAGATCactggctcaggtgagtcgaccactcaccaatCTTGCCGACCACGGCCGAGCACGATAGACGTTGTCTGACcatacactatggctagaggtagaagaagggaaaACGGAGCATACACACATAGCcaaagacaccagcgttggccggagccctatATAGAAGATGCCAAGTCTGAACTCTCTTTGTTAAGTTGTAgtgacaaactatatatacaactctattcatctagtcctagtacagcaggactgacttctgcgcatGTCCCTACTGTGGCTACAGTGAGGCAGGtcagccgttcggcgcctgccttcTACAGCgactacagtaccacagcagggagctttttcggcgtcgccttcccttgctgtgtgttcataCAAGAAAGCAGTAGATTATTCAATAATTCTTCTCCTagtcctactgctaacccttgtaccccctccatgtcgatcatctcctttagctccgtgagtcgaagacgaccgagcggcttggtgaggacgtcagcgagttgtcgaccagttttgacgaactcgatgacgatctgtccttcatcgacacagtccctgaggaagttgtcgatgttttaccaccgatagcctgccaccgggggtacccgaggcagtatgttcgggcttcagcgtatgcagaactcgacggtgaacacaagagacaaacgacttatcctggtttggaccctcgatcgttgatcgagtaacagtCCTATGTCTAGCCCGGcgttagcctttacgttggattgattatgaagtgtcgtacaattgttgttctgttgTCCTTTTCCCCAAgagccctgtcctcctttatatagtcaggaggccagagtcctagtcggtttacaatgagagatcctagtaggattactgaatagtactactgctaagatcacatgggaagaatcctagttggactagatcttctctctcccttgcggggtatcctgtgggttccgcatcgacaagcccccgagaacttcatggttgagctctgaaagtctcgttttgctccttcaggtcttgttgagtaggaacaaacgtcatccgagtactttctggagtaaaaccttgtagcgcttcttgggatcttcgagtggtgagtgcttttgaagaaaaagtacatccatctagttgtagcccctaagcctcttgctatttggaacaaggagctggaggatcttgtcttgaagttgctctgattgttcgttgaagttttatcaaaaagaactcgaatatggctcattctgggttctttttgtcgtaatgtcttaaagtggtctgcgttgaggaagtcttttggtgacgtgtgctttttcgaagaaaaagtgcactcactgagtgtagcccccgagcctcttgctatttggaacaaaaagttggggggtcttgaatctttatgttgtttgaaaatttgtgttctgaagtagtccccgagacttggattatgtcatcatccgagtagttttgcggcatcttttcgaagcagccctttagtcttggattaaaccatcatccgagtagtttcgcagcatgcagcctccgagcgtatatccgtattgttttgttcaggaagaactcggatgtgaggtcttggcgtattctttgatagtctactgttgtcagatgtagttgtatggtggtggttgagtgtaaatgccttttgttcacgggttgtactgtgctggtatattcttccaaatatgcttgttttcgagtactgttccctctcgcctgagtcttccattattgagtcctgtcttttcaccgtgtcctttgttaggcttatttcattggtactcctagtccatgtgcgccgctcctttgatctataaatactgtcccgaagtgcttgttttcatccattggacattctattgaaacctttatggtcatgaatatggtagtttgtgaagtagagcagcccccgaacatattttgtagttcctgtgtgtcttgtcgtagctggaggaagtcttgtgatagggattagaggtaggctaatttCGCGAtagcattgtaccaggatgtacatggcggtagttggaggaagtcttgtgatgtgggctttgttccttcatctggcagttctgggttgatcttcgTCTCTTGTCCtgagactgtctggtgcagatcaataccatatccagcatcatatcggtcttgggtagacagatgcccgccagccttctctgctccatgttgtcctgccgtgctgctgattttcgccttggatgcactgcatccgtcctttgaagaaaacagtgtagctgatggcggtttgtcctttcgagtagtaatttgggacacgtagtcattccagagcctagccgtgtccgtgttcctctttgctactttgcttttcgtggtaccgagttcgttgggtcttgtaagatttgtaatcttctatttttgaagtcgcttgtaatggaacgaatcttgtcttctgagttgtcctttacttctctgttgtgatccctgtcgttcatgagattaccgagttctttcttaaataaccgggttcttttgttccttgcgaggtagccctttgtttcttcttggttgatgggttgttcttgtagtgatctgataaccctgccatggtgctggacggataagtctgaaatttgCCCATTGGATTGTactattgtgtggatttgtgccctccgtcgttttagctacgtcggtaaatggaccgttgcgttctcacacggtgttttaatgggcctggtgggccatttctaatgctgtaaaatttatttatagaccctttgtcctctttttctttactgcctttcttttgccttcaaaccctagctcttaatcatccgccgtccttagcgccaccatctagcttcatcttccctagtacctttttgcttccgctagttcatgggtaagaagaaaaccacgagcaa belongs to Miscanthus floridulus cultivar M001 chromosome 4, ASM1932011v1, whole genome shotgun sequence and includes:
- the LOC136550115 gene encoding probable anion transporter 6, chloroplastic, yielding MTASALQAERHLLLLGSGRHRPLLRMLPPRVPLPYRRRSCPRAVRVSHGDGGGAGGFASAVEKRSIPGIVGEEELEGEVAGALELKWPPWEGLAERYKLIGATSLAFVICNMDKVNLSVAIIPMSHQYGWNSSTAGLVQSSFFWVYALSQLPGGWLAKLFGGRKVLEVGVVTWSLATAIIPVVAGFMPGLVLSRILVGIGEGVSPSAATDLIARSIPLQERSRAVAVVFGGLSFGSVLGLLFAPPIIQNLGWESVFYIFGLLGIVWCLGFESLKVQRFGDKEGILNFGQSSTGYDGLISSAMSSESSHSSLEDLQNSLKGITNTVGAVPGIVGVALTGFLLDSTHSWSISLFVPSIFFYLTGTAVWLAFASSEPQDFSKSEPES